Proteins found in one Candidatus Schekmanbacteria bacterium genomic segment:
- the raiA gene encoding ribosome-associated translation inhibitor RaiA, protein MQVKIQGRQIELTEALKNHVNKKLEKLKKYTDNILNASVVLSVQKYRQFAEITVHVDDQIMIGKSETNDMYVSIDQCVEKIETQLKKRKARYHSSKKKETSEKKSSESIVEKS, encoded by the coding sequence ATGCAGGTAAAAATACAAGGAAGACAAATTGAACTTACTGAGGCATTGAAAAATCATGTCAACAAAAAGTTAGAAAAATTAAAGAAATATACTGATAATATACTAAACGCATCAGTTGTCCTATCAGTACAGAAATACAGGCAATTTGCTGAAATTACGGTCCATGTAGATGATCAGATAATGATAGGTAAATCAGAGACTAATGATATGTATGTATCTATCGACCAGTGTGTTGAAAAGATTGAGACCCAGCTTAAGAAAAGAAAGGCAAGATATCATTCATCTAAAAAGAAAGAGACATCAGAAAAGAAAAGCTCAGAATCGATTGTTGAAAAGAGCTGA